One stretch of Bordetella avium DNA includes these proteins:
- a CDS encoding ArnT family glycosyltransferase, with protein MSPVTRSTPARLTILATAKLPRLVLLGLSLAYIVAGLFMRDPWKTDDAVGMATMVTTLREGGVTWLLPQVGHLAHAEEGPMLAWIGAICIWLFGPLLGDITAARLPNLLWFAMCTMSVWYGTYLLGRRQEAQPLALPFGGEPPPRDYGRMLADAALLLLIATVGILQRVHETSVVPAIMAWQALTFYALARTLDRPLLGAVTLGIALAGGVLTRGWLGGAPIMLAALLAFVPRSALWQRLRWLPLAALLATALILAWWIPASQGSGYWIRNWKTWNITSFSLPELSLSARTLRDLPWYLWPTWPLAVVSIWRWRSWLFSPHIWLPLMLLATSGLMLFFLEDPNDAEYILLAVPCAVLSAFALPTLRRGVVNTLDWFAVMCFSLTVATAWLGWVALHFGWPAQIARNIARQTTGYQPVISWTAFALALAVTAAWALLVIWRLRVKPAALWRGTVLSAGGLTATWLLLVLLWQPAVDYARSYRTVSGELAAAIEKYRQPGECLRGLSLGSGQRASFLIFDNLTFSYDSRCTLVLQQTTNSSLRDGTAAYTDGAQELWRGGRNADRHEVFRLLRLPSSR; from the coding sequence GTGTCCCCCGTTACGCGCTCCACTCCCGCCCGGCTGACCATACTAGCCACTGCCAAGCTGCCCCGTCTGGTGCTGCTGGGCTTGTCGCTCGCCTATATCGTGGCCGGGCTGTTCATGCGCGACCCCTGGAAAACCGATGACGCGGTCGGCATGGCAACGATGGTGACCACGCTGCGCGAGGGCGGCGTGACGTGGCTGCTGCCGCAGGTGGGTCATCTGGCCCACGCCGAGGAAGGCCCCATGCTGGCCTGGATCGGCGCCATCTGCATATGGCTGTTCGGCCCCTTGCTGGGAGACATCACGGCCGCTCGCCTGCCCAATCTGCTGTGGTTCGCGATGTGCACGATGAGCGTCTGGTACGGCACCTATCTATTGGGTCGGCGCCAGGAGGCCCAGCCTTTGGCACTGCCTTTCGGAGGCGAGCCGCCGCCGCGAGACTATGGCCGCATGCTGGCGGATGCGGCGCTCTTGCTGCTGATCGCAACCGTGGGCATCTTGCAGCGGGTGCACGAAACCTCGGTCGTGCCCGCCATCATGGCCTGGCAGGCCTTGACCTTCTACGCCCTGGCGCGCACGCTGGACCGCCCCCTGCTGGGCGCGGTCACGCTGGGCATTGCGCTGGCAGGGGGGGTTCTCACGCGCGGCTGGTTGGGCGGCGCGCCCATCATGCTGGCAGCCCTTCTGGCCTTCGTGCCACGCAGCGCACTATGGCAACGCCTGCGCTGGTTGCCGCTGGCAGCACTGCTCGCCACCGCCTTGATCCTGGCCTGGTGGATTCCGGCATCGCAAGGCAGCGGCTACTGGATACGCAACTGGAAAACCTGGAATATCACGTCCTTTTCGCTGCCTGAACTGAGCTTGTCAGCGCGTACGCTGCGCGATCTGCCCTGGTATCTCTGGCCGACCTGGCCTCTTGCGGTGGTGTCGATCTGGCGCTGGCGCAGCTGGCTGTTCTCGCCGCATATCTGGCTGCCCCTGATGCTGCTGGCCACGTCGGGTCTGATGCTGTTCTTTCTCGAAGACCCCAACGATGCCGAGTACATTTTGTTGGCTGTGCCTTGCGCCGTGTTGAGCGCGTTCGCGCTGCCCACGCTGCGCCGGGGCGTGGTCAACACCCTCGACTGGTTCGCAGTGATGTGTTTTTCACTTACCGTCGCCACGGCATGGCTGGGCTGGGTCGCGCTGCATTTTGGCTGGCCAGCCCAAATCGCCCGGAATATCGCACGGCAAACGACAGGCTATCAGCCGGTCATCTCGTGGACGGCTTTCGCGCTGGCCTTGGCTGTCACGGCAGCATGGGCTTTGCTCGTGATATGGCGGCTGCGGGTCAAGCCGGCGGCGCTGTGGCGCGGCACGGTGCTTTCCGCGGGTGGCTTGACCGCGACATGGTTGCTGCTGGTGCTGCTATGGCAGCCCGCCGTGGACTATGCCCGCAGCTACCGCACGGTTTCAGGAGAACTCGCCGCGGCCATCGAGAAATACCGCCAACCCGGAGAGTGCCTGCGAGGTCTGAGCCTGGGAAGCGGGCAGCGCGCCTCCTTCCTCATTTTCGACAACCTCACCTTCAGCTACGACTCGCGCTGCACACTGGTGCTGCAACAAACCACCAATAGCAGTCTGCGCGACGGCACTGCGGCTTATACCGACGGCGCCCAGGAATTGTGGCGTGGCGGCAGGAATGCCGACCGCCATGAGGTGTTTCGTCTCTTGCGCCTGCCCTCTTCCCGATGA
- a CDS encoding type B 50S ribosomal protein L31: protein MKEGIHPEYREVVFLDVQTGGKIITRSTVHTRENIELDGKTYPLFKCDVTSESHPFYTGAQTRIVETGRVEKFRARFARTAGTVKAS from the coding sequence ATGAAAGAAGGCATTCACCCCGAATACCGCGAAGTGGTGTTCTTGGACGTGCAAACGGGCGGCAAGATCATCACCCGCTCGACCGTTCACACCCGCGAAAACATCGAGCTGGACGGCAAGACCTACCCGCTCTTTAAGTGCGACGTGACCTCCGAATCGCACCCGTTCTACACCGGCGCTCAAACGCGTATCGTTGAAACCGGTCGCGTTGAAAAATTCCGCGCCCGCTTCGCCCGTACTGCTGGCACGGTCAAGGCTTCCTGA